The genomic DNA tgcactagattattttgttttcatttattctctcacacgcagacagaccagacatacagtcacacacccacattcataactatgagaaacacaggaccaccagaacttcaaacagaacccttctgtttgccacatgagaccatgtgtgcccatcatttatctttgcttttatttattatgttgctcatttatttacactgcttttgcctttatgagaaaagaacaaacaaaagggaagaaaataatgttactgataaggttgtttttgtttgcttttctttcattttattttcttgttgaggggaggcccccccacaatgcaagatatggttacatccgctgaagaaagagccctatgttgcctcagcttttggagctgaagttttaatttttattcttttattggctcacacgtttttctcctttgttatttctggacgattcttctttttctcttttgtttttactcaatttcaggaaaattgagacagagattgaggactgcagcctcaaccaagtttacattttgacatttttgaccgataccctcgtaaacaatatgtatcttaccctttttgaagctgcttgcgacagacagcctagttcaacattcattgttttcattttgcccgcctcccccttaccgcgtcggactgtttggccggcccaaagccactcgacagcaggggggggtaccaaatttttcctgagaaaaaatgtcccattagttgctatgagtacataggcaattacttttcaaacaagaagtcctggtttaatgtgcagaaaaaggataaaccttgctagggaaagcactcttcgggggatagtggtccacctgatttgatacatgcttggtaaccgaataccgttctgaacaaatttctacgttcccttagagtgagggttattagaggttgcgtgctccgttcaatcttagaggtgctcaataaagtcctgacagttgagtttccctcaggttgcagaccgaggttgagtttcctgccgattcagaggtttttttcttagacttctggagtttatggtggttgagttattcccaaactcttattcttcaagagtggaggttgagtttcctgctgattcagaggttttttcctagacttctggagtttatggtggttgagttattcccaaactcttatttttcaagagcggtggttgagtttcctgctgattcagagattcttttttacatttctggagacggacagcggttgagtttcccccaggttcggtaccggggttgagtttggttattgtgcACGAGCGTGCGAgttctgcctgatcagcagctagtagactgtcGGTACTGCAAcgggcaataatctaagtgtagactccgcaaaggcggaagtacaaaggagcgtacctcttagtaatcagacgataccagtaaaaagcaattaattaacactaaaaggttgccaagcatgagggggcaataagagctcattgaccccgagagaggaggtggactggctatcgccgctggtgggttagatgaggcctatattctacttaaacattatgcagcaaaaccttgtgaatgcatggacgtgaaaattgaggcatgaacgtgtgcggtgcatgaatgactgaatgatgacacgttacgtatgcctgagagaaccgcgttgtgagtgcgaatgtgccgtggacgtgtcattgagtgattgaccgatgaatggctgtttgactacacatgttcctctgtttcaccttcttttcctcctgggttctgatgcactagatcttctccctgtttttgccaattatgtagtggggtgttcagaaaacactgctgcttgttaaaaaaattatggttttaggccttgggccttctaaaaagtttaccaggttttaaaggtttttttctgggtgtttaaaaacaccaaacgacgttttttatatatgataccactttcagtggaatgactggctttgaccttgactgaccttactgttcatgttcagtgtccatgtttttgttgttatatgtgtatactcgttgttgtgtgcacttgtctatgtcttcgtcttagttgttgttattgtgtcgtttttttccaatatacaggCCGCcggctgtatactcaaaggagactaatcaaatccaactaaagaaaagagatattttaaattatccagttaagtcttaatgttttcctctctttctgtttctgagtgtttcctaacagacaatgccaccgccttctcgactccgatcctgcctcccccagccgccatgcctggtcactgcttcttatgatgaaggatgagaattaaagggaagtattgtccataactgtaactgggaagcaaagaggaaatagattgaaatagacacgtgacaatatgacatattgtggatgttctaacataatatctattccagagactacagagacttccaatccaactgcgaaagtggggacagatcttcaaatttccaaagggagcgtgcagttgaccctggctttgaccttttaaggctgaggaggaggaggtcgaggaggttggagggcacaaaggcaggcggacacaagagagaggaaaacggagacacatccaaaatgatcagataagtgattttccaatgatatttatcatatggttttaagaatccaaatgtattcttatgtaaaaaaaaatggaagggagcaggccaacgtccctctgatttcttgatttatattttatcataggaaaatatacctcaaaccctccaaccattttcttcttgttccaacagcacttagcgtgcaagaccataaaacaccttcactgggtgtagacacttttaagggaaaaattaagtgttctcaacattgggttggtggcccaatctgggtcgcctgagatttaaaaagggtcctcctgaaatttttgataattgattgaaataagaaatagtttaaagttaagtaacttccaagcatttaaagaagctctccaaaccgtgctggggctcgtcacccctacgaatgggataaatacagagagcaaaagacaatatgattgttcgactcaacttaactttaattctgtctaaccttaaagggccaataatcttgcttaactctaactcagacacagaataggagacacttttgccaccaattgaccttcaaaattaagtaaattacatctcaaataataattatgagggaaaataatgaaataaatgaactgctctataaaagaattaggctatgtaattaggtgtggagtgttaacgttattcagaataaataaaggatagaataagatttttccttcacaaataagagatagcaaagaaaaataaaacaaacaatttaaataaataaataacattatttatttatttggttaaactcatttagctttctcacatctccatgtctcccaattgtatgtattcatcttgagaagacatgtaaccaCACTCCACActcgtccgacttgcatgtccttctccgtccgacttgcatgtccttataaacagtggttctcaaattgttgcttctcaccaggtaagtagacgtaccacagataatcactgcaactccagctaaaCTCCAGTAAAAAACTGACTACACTACGCGATGACACATCTTCCGCTATGTATGTAGATTACACGCGATCCACacttttttcccttctgtttcgccAGAAACGGAACTCGCAATTTTACTTAGTCCTGAATGCGACACCGCACATAATTCGCACACATGTGCCCACGTTCATACACCCGGGACTAATAGCTTTCATCCACACGACGATCTGGGGTACGGCTGCGCGTCGAAACCTTAGAATACAGGTTTAAGTCCTTCGTTAACGcgtcatttttggcccttactggccTCTCGGGGGGAAATCACGAATATACGCTTAATGGTCCCATGAAGTAGAATGGTCCTAGACCTACAGACTGTGGCCAAAGGAGGCGTTTGCGCAATGGTAGGTGCATCTTGCCACGCGACGCCATGAACAAAGACCGCCACGTCCTATAACCCTTCCGCCGCCGGAAGCCCAGCCTGAAGTGTTTATGatgagtgtttttgatgtctcagatgatgactctgcttactgatgacacctacatatgtttttgttgctgtgctgtgctgacatttataccatgtgtgttttttgctactagtgatatatatatatatatatatatatatatatatatatatatatatatatatattccatattcaTTGATTACCAATGATGTTAGTtgctaaggatatttgattttattgtgcagATGGTCTTGTCTCACgtaatattcattatgtgttCATGGGGTTCTTTGCCTTCTTGCCTGTGTcccctgggaaaaaaaaataaaaaataatgcttatatccatagtgttataacggtgtcaatatcattagtcctacggaccatgaggttgcgctagaattacactaattttgattaatattttatgtgttttgggctgtgctaaagttaaacaacttactaactaatttcgcttttttttgtgatggactttgtccaaaaagagtggattgtggggggcgaaattattagttcatatattttaatccttaagccttgggtaactttccattgtgtgattttcatgtcttcaactttgctgggtcaaactgccttgtcaaaagcacacgatatctccccaaaacaataaacgcacaaggacgcataggcactctgtgtgcgcactcacatgctcacacagtcacatgtcacacacacacgccatacacattcattcacacacacaaacactcacacactcctccgtctccatgacaaccggcagataacagaactggttgtttagacccaaagaacaaactgtcttttctttttcaccctctgtcctcacctcctccctctgcctctatctctatctcctggggggaggagggagggggactgaggggaatatacgtgttgGATCAGAACTGTGTCTCACTCAATCATCAGACCTCCGGCCGGGACGGTCActtcttttgttccatcttgtacctttttttcttagtttagaataaactttttttatataaaatcatcaatgcttctcctggactccatcattcaaccagagcaataaatcatgtctccaaatgaggtcaaccgtaaattcagccgtaacattCTTTATCTTTCAGAGTTTCGCACAGGGAAGACACAACTGTCTCACACACTTTGTGGTGAGTGAGGAGCTTCTTTGTTAGTTaagctttgaaaaaaaaaaaaaaaacctttaaattaaatattgtaaatacttTTTGGTTTAGTAACTGCTCAGCTGCCAGGAGAGGACGGCTACTTGGGTGGAAAAGTCATCTTCATCGACACAGAGAACACCTTGTATCCTATTTTAAATCAATCAAAGAGAATAGTTGTTGGTGTGTATTTCGTGTTTGATTGAGTATACAATACAATCAAAAGCAGTATTATTAACCTCTAGTCaactggttctcaaccttggggtctggaGACACTGGGCGGGGGTCACCatatgccttcaagaaactaagaatatttattcaacaatttgagccattttttcttatttttaccctttttttgcaacgacaccaaacttgccatattttaaccaactttatcactttttcttgccatatttttgctccgtttaatgcatttttgctacattactcttatTCCTGCCACttttctatcaaatttcaataccttttctgcacacttttccactttcaagacattttcagcacttataaatccttcccacctaatgtcacatatcttgacccattattgtcacttttaacctcttttcaccacatttcatgcttattttcgccaatttaaccacattcacactatgtcatgcccattatttgccagtttaaacaaagtgtctgccacttttaagccaatatcgacactttgaaccctttttaccactttttgtgTTCGTTTTTGGCcaatttgaaacttttaatcaatttccatccatccattttcagacaagcttgttcctgtttttctggGTCGTGGGGTTCTGCTGGTGCCCACACTGGGCGtaaggcaggggtacaccctggacagagcgccagtccatcacagattttaaaaatcaatttctgtggtttttaaaatcccatttcaccatatttttaCACCACTTTTAACCcactttatttctgatttaaacaaggatttacatgtttaagatgactatgtactatggtacaaataataataaacttcctggataccagtggatattattcagataaataaataaatgtggttatcacagattcatcgaacaatggaccatcatttagcagatttaaTGGATGTGCCCCAAAGAGTTCTCCTTtaccccccttatagatggccctgtctccacatgactgttcttcaatgttcatgtctgtgttcaaccaccttcaggtatagTGGGGGCCCCGGGGTTTCTGGAAcctatattttgggggtcatgggctgaaaaggttgagaaccactgctctagtctGTGATTTATCGACCTTGACGTGTTCCTGTTCCAGTCGTCCTGACAGACTGAGAGAAGTTGCTGACAGGTTCAATGTGGACCACGACGCTGTGCTGGACAATGTGCTTTATGCACGTGCCTATACTAGTAGGAGCTTGTAGAAGTGTATTTACACTAGTGCTAATATTTGACAGTCAAAcattgctcagattggttgaAATGTGGCTCTGATCTCAGGTGAACACCAGATGGAGCTGCTGGACTTTGTGGCAGCCAGGTTTCATGAAGAAGGAGGAGTTTTTAAACTGCTGGTGAGTTCTTAAAAGTGAAGGTATTTGTGCGCTCTCACCTCTGACCTTTGCCTCTTTCTTTTTGTCCTCCTCTTGTTTAGATTATTGACTCCATCATGGCTTTGTTCAGAGTTGACTTCTCTGGTCGAGGAGAGTTGGCTGAACGGCAGCAGAAACTTGCTCAGATGCTGTCGAGGCTGCAGAAGATTTCTGAAGGTTTTGATCTAAAATgtgcctttgtgtgtgtgtatgtatgtgtatatacatatatatatatataataatgtataatacaGGGTACCCGCAGAtccttaaaatgttttaaacagtGGGACTTTGCGCGTCATGCTTgtagcaacttttaacaaaatggggaaatgtaaatttcattaaaatgacctgtcaaacaaagatttttcgaaatgttttttttttttttgtatttttgttttatagatttcatcttgtgtgttttgaagggTGATTTTGATTACTTTAGtttaattgttttagttttttgtgtgtgtcagtaAATCAGAGATTTTATTCCCTACCTCGTTGTTGTGCTtcgtgcattttattttttgtttaaattatgtatatatatatatatatatatatatatatatatatataataaacaattttgttatttaagctcatttattgattttattgattcagtcatgtaccaaaatccatttaaattgcaAAATGTTGTCTCTCGTGTCAAATACTGTTGTGAGATTAATTTATTACagagtctctaattaattacaatatttttttaaacgagtcccacctctaatagataaaatgttttttacctGGACATATTCAGTATCTTCCTAAATTAATTCACCCTCATGTTTAATCTTGTGGTTGTGTTTTATTCCCTCAGAGTACAACGTGGCTGTGTTTGTGACAAATCAGTTTTTGGTTCCTTCAGTAACATATTATTTGTTCTAAACACAATGCTAtttgtgtttggtgtgtgtgtgtgtgtgtgtgtgtgtgtgtgtgtgaatagtCCCAACATGCCAGAAAACGAAGCCACCTTTGCCATCACGGGAGGAGGAGTCACTGATGCCAAAGAGTGACAAAGCTTCCAGTATCATCTTAATGTTCTACGCtcacctatttaatgtgtttgttgttatttattgagTTTCTGTACTGAAGTGATTCATTCTACGGTGGTCATTGTAATACAATgctgtgttttaaaatattaaagtaaattaaaacaaatgtgttgttAATTTTACAGTTAAATTCCGACAATAACACTAAATTAGAATatgtttgtaattgttttactggtaacactttataataaccatcTATAAAGGGTAATTAATGGTAAATAGATCATTAATTAACCTTTAGTTAATAGTTATAGTTAATGTCTTAATTATTTGTAATGCTATAATTGATGTCATattaacagtttattgatgcacacatttcatacactttataaagtgttcGTTAATGATTAACAGGATTAGTAAACCTTGATTATGGTTCATAAACATTGCAGAGACACGTGgaccagatatttgtttatggcttataaatgttttataaagtattattatttggttaaatattataaaattaGAACTGTAGATTATAATCCTTTActaatgctttataaagcatctATAGGCATGTTTTAGATAGATAATTAATACTTTAATAATTGGCTTATAAACTCTACAATCATTATCTGGATGGTTATTATAAAGATGTTTATAATACTTTGTAAATGGTTATTAAACACTGTAGAGCATCATAAACATTAGTTGGATGGTCattataaagttgaattgatgtTTATAAAATTTTAACAATTGCTTCATACATGCTTTATAAActatttaaatatatgttaatgAATATTACAAAGTTGCGactaattattgtaatatttataaCTAATGAATtattaactaaccctaacccagatAACCTGGTTATGATAGAGTGGAACAAATGGTGAATTAGTTTATTGCAAGTCttgcctttatttattcatttttagcaACACTGCTAATGACTTCCACAGATTCAAGATTTTTTTACccccaaaaaactttttttaagcTAAAAGTGCTACATTAGCCCCGCTCAGAAtcatgcattattttgaatttccCACGAGTGACAGTTGAGCCAAAACCAGGCGGTATCGCTTTAAATGCAGCTCATTGtttacaggtagtcatggtaacgcaTGGTAAAAGTTGAAAGACAAAAAGATTCTACCGCAGTGTGAGTTCTACAGCTGGACCTACAACAGTGAAAGCACTAAAGACTCTCAGATACGACTAAAGGAGGTCTAATATCATTAAAACCAGTCCGTAAACATTGACCAGCAGAGGTCAGCAGTGACCAAGGTTTGTGACCAAAGCTTTTTAGTCATATTGTCAACTTTAATGATTAATTAGTGATATTCCTGAATCACGTTAGTAAATACCGCTggatttgtaatattgtaaatatggTTATGTTTTCAGATAAATTCCTGAATctagtaaaaattaaaatactgttTGTTTTATAATATTGACATATTAGTTATAATCCAGTGTGTGTTAaagtttttagatttagatataaatgtatcatttagatttaactttacatttagattcaacatttatattaagattcaacatttacaattagatttatttttcatgtgtacatatttttttttagcaatgatagaacatgctgtttttcatgaatttgtctctcaaatgaaagaaaaaatgaactaaatgtgaggaaagtgagctaaatgtttaaaatatgtcggctatgaaacagtgaccaaGTTTCTttgctaccggactcaaaacgccctcactttcttcttcttgtgtacactagtgccccatttttcaaatgactactcctccgttagttcttgttagatcgagatgcagtttggtatgaaaacTTTATGAATGactatgatgagacgctcaccgccctttttttttctttaaatggggcccgggggcccaccccccatttccagtaatttcaaaatgtatgggaacatattagtgtgatatatcatttcaaaggtaattcagtgtagattatgattatgcctcgcaTAATTCAATTAGGGGCCCACTCCCCTTTTTTTCggtaatttccattaaagtcgttttctcatttatttgtgagtcaaataatgcgacagttggtggtaccaaatcattgacatatatcaatatatgaatggggcctattactccgtatgtgccacgggggcacaAGGGGGTCCcacttttttaaaatgactactcctccattaatgctcgttgaatcgggcagTAATttcacatggatattctatgagcggatgtcaacaGCCTCTAGGAGACCTTTTTGAACCAGTAATTTCTAAACTTattggaacatagtcatgtgatatattgtttcaaaggcaattcaacgtagattactaTTTCACgtcacacaatttcatttgttttattcagtggaaccgagtcatttaactgaattcttgggaacgtgggacgtgctatttggcgcggGTCGCGGACCCGGCCATAGTTCAGCAGAACTTGTTACATTAATCACCACATAAAACTGACTAaagactaatgtgttctgacctcattgttctggttaagaaCCAAGCTGCAGCAAACTGCTATTTttctatgtgtttttttattgttgatttttccactctttcatttttcatgccagtTTGAACATCTTCAGTCACAAACCAAGATAACGGTCTCGACAATGCCTAAAGCTAAAAGGTTTAAGGCAAACAGGGTGGAGATGTACCCAAAGGATCAGGTCCAGGGGTCCAAATCTACCCCCCTTGATGACAGCCTGACCAGCCTCGACTGGCTACAGAACTATTCCATCCAGATCTCAGACCCACATCGGCCCAGCGTCCCCGAGTGAGTTtacataattgactttgtaattgtaattgccataaaaattctataaaaattgtcaattatattttaacgcaaaactggggatttatgttacagttctatgttcaGCTCTAcacatagttaattattaaaataattaataatttcatttcaagctttctcagattttatcatttgaaaaaaaatgaaacaggggacatactgacaaaaaaaggctcaagtggccacaccaaaaatattaaaacatgtattttcatTGATGAGGAAGTTTAACAAaataaccaatagatatgaaataaattagatatttgtttttagtgtattttacagcagatttaggaccagttatcataagagatgctaacagaaagctaacacaagaggaaggttaacttttattaggttatttattacagtctcagtaattgtgattaattgtaattgaactttagtaatttaatatgtaattgcaattgactttctgagattaaaaaaataattgcaatttaattgtaattggaaaaaatgctggtcactgtaattgtaatttcattgtaattgaatacgggtaattgaaaacagaattctaactgaaaaatgtaattgaccccaacccaggtACCCTCTGGAGGTGGACTACAAGACCAACCCCAAAGCCAAACCACCTCATTCCCACGCTTCTCTCATCTACAAGGCCATGCAGGCCAGCGGACAATCCAAAGTCACTTTGTCCACCATCTATGAGTGGATAGAAGAGAATTTCTGCTACTACAGACACGCAAAGCCCACCTGGCAGGTAACTGACacccacttttattatttatgagtgTCCATCTCCCTTCATGTCTCATTTACTCATATTTGCTCAATGGCTTTGTAATAAAATCttgcttttattgtgtctttgttacagAACTCTATTCGTCACACTTTGACCTTCAACAAGTGCTTCAAAAAGGTCCCTCGACAGAAAGGTGAGCCCGGCAAGGGAGGGTTCTGGCAAATCGACCCAGAGCATTCAGACATGTTTGACCATTGGATCCTCAGACGTAGGAAACTGCCAGAGAACCATTACAGAACGCTGCTAAGGAACAAACTTTTTCAGGGTTATCAGGGCACTACAAGCACTTCTGTTCATGGAGTTGTGCGTCCTGAACAGAAGCCCCTGTCATCTACAGAAAACAGAGAGACCACGGGGTCTACAGGGACACCACTTGATTATGACATTGTAGCAGCAGCTTGTAAAGACATTATTGGTGGGGATTGTAGCACCTGGAAGGATTTGGAAAGCACCGCTGCTGTTGGGGTTCTGGAACCAACAGGAGAGCAGGCAAGGTGGtgggaaggaggaggagatgtGATGAACCACTACCTATCCTACGGCTACATGGACATGTGCACCACCACCATGGAAGGCACAGGAAACCAAGCAGAGCTCCAAATGCCTCTGCAGGATCTCCATCAGCATCAGGACCAACAGCATTTGGTGCATCTGGATGAGTCCTCGGTGAAATTATCTGAGCAACCATGCGTGGAGGtcacagtggtgacagagaacgTACCTCCAACCCTGGATCAAGGCTTTGGTGTGAGTGAGGGCGTCTTCACAGCTACCTGTGACCTTCCACCACCAACAACACTGACTGTCCTATAATCCTCCTATATAATACAATCCTCCTCAGAATACGTGTAATATGAATATATTGTAGCACTCAGCATCCCACTCACTCATAACCCAATCCCATTGCCATGACAGTCATGTCAATAACATCTTTTTTGATCTTCAATAAATATGttgttcattattttcatttgtcttttgatattaatttttgtgaactttgtttatatttagttatcctcatttatattgaatgtgtgctaaataaa from Gouania willdenowi chromosome 19, fGouWil2.1, whole genome shotgun sequence includes the following:
- the LOC114481935 gene encoding forkhead box protein J1-B-like is translated as MPKAKRFKANRVEMYPKDQVQGSKSTPLDDSLTSLDWLQNYSIQISDPHRPSVPEYPLEVDYKTNPKAKPPHSHASLIYKAMQASGQSKVTLSTIYEWIEENFCYYRHAKPTWQNSIRHTLTFNKCFKKVPRQKGEPGKGGFWQIDPEHSDMFDHWILRRRKLPENHYRTLLRNKLFQGYQGTTSTSVHGVVRPEQKPLSSTENRETTGSTGTPLDYDIVAAACKDIIGGDCSTWKDLESTAAVGVLEPTGEQARWWEGGGDVMNHYLSYGYMDMCTTTMEGTGNQAELQMPLQDLHQHQDQQHLVHLDESSVKLSEQPCVEVTVVTENVPPTLDQGFGVSEGVFTATCDLPPPTTLTVL